The genomic region CGAACACCATCAAGACCGACTCGTTCTGGATGCCATTCACGGCCAACCGGCAGTTCAAAAAAGCGCCGCGGCTGTTCTCCTCCGCCAAGGGCATGTACTACACCTCGGTCGACGGCCGGCAGGTGATCGACGGCTCCGCCGGTCTGTGGTGCGTCAACGCCGGCCACGGCCGCCCGCAGATCGCGGCCGCGGTCGAGCGGCAGCTGTCGACGCTGGACTTCGCGCCCTCGTTCAACATGGGCCACCCGCTGGCGTTCGATTTCGCCGAGCGGCTCGCCGAGATCGCCCCGAAGGGGCTGGATCGCGTCTTCTTCACCAATTCGGGCTCTGAATCGGTCGATACCGCGCTGAAGATCGCGCTGGCCTATCACCGCGCCGCCGGCCAGGCGAGCCGCACCCGGCTGATCGGCCGCGAGCGCGGTTACCACGGCGTCGGCTTCGGCGGCATGTCGGTCGGCGGCATGGTCGCCAACCGCCGCCAGTTCGCGACCCATCTGCCGGGCGTCGACCACATCCGCCATACCCACGATCTCGCCCGCAACGCCTTCGCCAAGGACCAGCCGGACCATGGCGCCGAGCTCGCCGACGACGTTGAGCGGATGGTCGCGCTGCATGGCGCCGACACCATCGCGGCGGTGATCGTCGAGCCGGTGCCGGGCTCGACCGCGGTGCTGCCGGCGCCGAAGGGCTATCTGCAGCGCCTGCGCGAGCTCTGCACCAAGCACGGCATCCTGCTGATCTTCGACGAGGTCATCACCGGCTTCGGCCGACTCGGCACCCCGTTCGCCGCCAACTTCTACGGCGTGACGCCCGACATGATGACGACCGCGAAGGGCATCACCAACGGCACCGTGCCGTGCGGCGCGGTGTTCACCAGCCGCCAGATCCACGACGGGCTGATGGTTGGCCCGGACAACGCCATGGAGCTGTTCCACGGTTACACCTATTCGGCGCATCCGGTGGCCTGCGCGGCGGGTCTTGCCACGCTCGACATCTACAAGGACGAAGCTCTGCTGACCCGCGGCGCCTCGCTCGCCGACTACTGGCGCGATGCCCTGCATTCGCTGAAGGGGCTGCCGAATGTGGTCGACATCCGCAACCAGGGCCTGATGGGTGCGGTCGAAGTCGCGCCGCGCGATGGTGTCGTCGGCGCGCGCGGCTACGACATTATGGTCGATTGCTTCAACCGCGGCCTCTACTTCCGCATGAGCGGCGACTCGCTGGCATTGTCGCCGCCCCTGATCGTCGAGAAGTCGCATATCGACGACATCGTCTCGATCCTCGGCGACTCCATCAAGCGCGTGGCCTGATAATTGCTAGCTAGATATTAGCTGGCTCTACAAATTGCTGTCGCCGTTGCGAAGCAGAGTGGTTTCGCAGCGGCGATTGCGTTTTCGCTGCAGGATGTGAGGAAAAGTGAAGGTCCTTGTTCTCGGCAGTGGCGTGATCGGCGTCACCACTGCCTATTACCTTGCGCGCGCCGGCCACGAGGTGACGGTGATCGACCGTCAGCCGAAGCCCGCGCTGGAAACCTCCTTTGCCAATGCCGGCGAAGTGTCGCCCGGATACTCATCGCCCTGGGCCGGCCCCGGCGTGCCCGTCAAGGCGGTGAAGTGGCTGTTGATGAAGCACGGCCCGCTGGTGATCCGCCCCAAGCTCGATCCCGTGATGTGGCTCTGGCTCTTGAAGATGCTGCGCAACTGCACGACGGCGCGCTACGCGGTGAACAAGAGCCGGATGATCCCGATCGCGGAATACAGCCGTGACTGCCTGCAGGCGCTGCGCAGCGAGATCGGCATCCGCTATGACGAGCGTGCGCGCGGCACGCTGCAGCTGTTTCGCGAGCAGGCCCAGCTCGATCACACCGGCGACGACATCGCGGTGCTGAAGCAATACGGCGTGCCGTTCGAGGTGCTCGGCCGCGAGGGCTGCATCGCCGCCGAGCCCGCGCTGGCCGGCGTGAAGGAAAAGTTCGCCGGCGGGCTGCGGCTGCCGCATGACGAGACCGGCGACTGCCATATGTTCACGCAGGCCCTGGCGCTGGAAGCCGAGAAGCTCGGCGTGCGCTTCAACTTCAATGTCGGCATCGACGCCCTGAATGCGGACACGACGCGGATCACCGGCGTCGCGACCAGCGCCGGGATGATGACGGCGGATGCCTACGTGCTGGCGCTCGGCAGCTATTCGCCGATCCTGCTGCGGCCGCTCGGCATCTCGCTGCCGGTCTATCCGGTCAAGGGCTATTCGATCACCGTGCCGATCAAGGACGCGTCCGGCGCGCCGGAATCGACCGTGATGGACGAGAGCTACAAGGTCGCGATCACCCGGCTCGGCGATCGCATCCGGGTCGGCGGCACCGCGGAGATCTCGGGCTATTCGACCAAGCTCTACGCCGCGCGCCGCGCGACGCTGGATCATTCGCTGACCGACCTGTTTCCGCGCGGCGGCGACCTTCCCAGGGCCACCTTCTGGTGCGGGCTGCGTCCGATGACGCCGGACGGCCCGCCGGTAATCGGCGCGACGCGCTTTGCCAATCTGCACCTCAACACCGGCCACGGCACGCTCGGCTGGACCATGGCCTGCGGCTCCGGCCGGGTGCTGGCGGATATGCTTTCCGGCAAAAAGCCCGAGATCGACACCAAGGAGCTGTCGATCAAGCGCTACGACCACCGGTTCGGTTAGACCTCATCGTCGCACGCGAGCTCCTATTCGGCGGCGTTCTTCACGGGCGATTCGACATCGTCGTCTCGCTTCGTAGCCGTCCAGTTCGACAGCGCATTCGAGAACCGGTCGAGGTAGAGATAGACGACCGGCGTGGTGAACAGCGTGAGCGCCTGGCTCACGATCAGGCCGCCGACCATCGCATAGCCGAGTGGCTGGCGGATTTCCGATCCCGTTCCGGTGCCTAGCATCAGCGGGACGCCGCCGAGCAAGGCCGCCATCGTCGTCATCATGATCGGGCGGAAGCGCAGCAGAGCCGCTTTCCGGATCGATTCACGCGGCGACAGATGCTCCTCGCGTTCGGCGGCGATCGCGAAGTCGACCATCATGATGCCGTTCTTCTTCACGATTCCGATCAGGAGGATGATGCCGATCAGCGCGATCAGGCTGAAATCGAACCCGAACGCCATCAGGATCGCCAGCGCGCCGACCCCGGCCGACGGCAGCGTCGAAAGGATCGTCAGCGGATGGATGTAGCTCTCATAGAGTATGCCGAGGATCAGATAGACCACGACCAGCGCGGCCAGGATCAGCAGCGGCACCGAGCTCAGTGATTGCTGGAAGGCCTGCGCGGTGCCCTGGAAGCTCGAGCTGAGCGTGGCTGGAGCACCGAGATCGGCGACGGCACTCTGGATCGCGTCGGTGGCCTGGCCGAGCGCCACTCCTTGCGCGAGGTTGAAGCTGATCGTGGTCGCAGGAAACTGCCCCTGGTGCGCGATCGCGAGCGGGCGCACCGGAATCGTGGTCCACTTGCAGAACACGGAGAGCGGCACCTCGTCCCCGGTGGTCGGCGACTTGATGTAGAGCTTGTTGAGCGTATCGAGCTTGCCCTGCAATTCGGGGAGGATCTCCAGGATAACGTGGTAGCTGTTGAGCTGGGTGAAGTATTGGGTCACCTGGCGCTGGCCGAACGCGTCGTACAGGGTGTCGTCGATCAGTTGCGGCTGGATGCCGAAGCGCGACGCGGTGTCGCGATCGATGGTCAGTGTCAGCGTCGTTCCCTCGGTCTGCTGGTCGGTGGCGACGTCGCGCAGTTCCGGCAACGTTTTCATCCTGGCCAGAATCTTCGGCGCCCATTCGTTCAGCTCGTCGAGCTTCGCGTCCTGCAGCGTGTATTCGAACTGGGTCCGCGTGGCGCGGCCGCCCAGCCGGACGTCCTGGGAGGCCTGCATGTAGAGGCGTGCTCCCTCGACGGCCTCGAGCTTCGGCCGCAACCGTTCGATGATCTGCTGCGCGCTCGCGTCGCGCTCCTCGCGCGGCTTCAGCGTGATGTACATGCGACCCGAATTGAGCGCGGTGCCGCCGCCGCCGATGAACTCGGCCATGCTCTCGACCGCGGGATCAGCCCGGACGATGCTGCTGAGTTCTTCCTGATGCCGCTTCATGTCGGCAAACGAGATGTCCTGGGCCATCTGCGACACGGCCATCAGGAATCCGTTGTCCTGCTGCGGGAAGAATCCCTTGGGAATGATCACGAACAGGTAGACCGACAGTGCCAGCGTCGCGAAGAAGATGCATAGCGTGGTCCTGCTCCAGCGGAGCGCCAGATCGAGGCCCCGTTGATAGCCGTGCAGCATCCTGTCGAATGCCGCTTCGCTCCATTGGTAGAGCCGGCCGTGCCTGGTTTCGCCGTGCGCGCGCAGAAAGCGCGATGCCATCATCGGCGTCAGCGTCAGCGACACCACCAGGGAGACGAAGATCGCCATCGCCAGGGTCACCGCAAACTCGCGAAACAGCCGGCCGATGACGCCGCCCATCAGGAGCAGCGGGATCAGCACCGCGACCAATGAAATGCTGATCGACAGGATCGTGAATCCGATCTCGCCGGCGCCCTGGAACGCCGCGGCGAGCGGCCGGGCACCCTGCTCGACGTATCGCGTGATGTTTTCCAGCATGACGATGGCGTCGTCGACCACGAAGCCGACCGCAATCGTCAGCGCCATCAGCGAAAGATTGTCGAGCGTATAGCCGAACACCCACATCAGTGCGCAGGCGCCGAGCAGCGCGAGCGGCACTGTCACGGCCGGGATCACCGTAGCCCAGAAGCTGCGCAGGAACAGGAAGATCACTATGACGACCAGGACGATGGTGATCAGCAGCGTGATCTGCACGTCCTCGACGGCGGCGCGGATGGTCAATGACCGGTCGCTGATGATCTTGATCTTGATGGCGGGCGGGATGGCGGCCATGAGTCTCGGAAGTTGCTCCTTGATCCGGTCGACCGTTCCGATGACGTTGGCACCGGGTTGCTTGAAGATGACGAGGAACACGCCGCGTTGGCCATCCGCCCAGGCGGCCTGCTTCATGTCCTCCGGCGCCGCGACCGCCCGACCGATGTCGCGAATCCGCAACGGGCCGCCGTTGCGGTAGGCGATGATGACGTCATTCCAGTCCTTTGCCTCCACCAGTTGATCGTTGGCGTAGATCGTGTAGGCGCGCGTCGCGCCGTCGATGTTGCCCTTCGGACCATCGACCGTCGTAATGGCGATCTGGCTGCGGATATCTTCCAGCGAGAGCCCCTTGGCGACCAGCTTGGCGGGATCGACCTGCACGCGGATCGCGGGCTTCTGCTGTCCGCCGATGAATACCTGGGCGACGCCCGAAATCTGGCTGATCTGCTGCCCGAGCTGGGCGTCGACCGCATCGCTCACCTTGATCAGCGGCAGGGTGTCTGAGGTCGCCGACAATATGAGGATGGGCGAGTCCGCCGGGTTGACCTTGCGGTAGATCGGGGGCGTCGGCAGGTTCTTGGGCAACTGACCGCCTGCGGCATTGATCGCCGCCTGGACATCATTGGCGGCTCCGTCGATGCTGCGGTTCAGATCGAACTGAATGGTGACCGCGGTCGAGCCGAGCGAGCTCGTCGAGGTCATTTGAGCGATGCCCGGAATCTGCGCGAATTGCCGCTCCAGCGGCTGCGCGACGGAGGACGCCATGGTTTCCGGGCTGGCGCCAGGCAAGCTTGCGGAGATCTGGATGGTCGGAAAGTCGACTTGCGGCAGCGGTGCGACCGGCAACAGCGGATAGGCGACCATTCCGACGAACAGGAGGCCGGCCATCAGCAGTGAGGTGCCGATCGGGTAGCGGATAAACGGAGATGAGATGCTCTCGTTCATTTCTGCGATCCAAATGAACGGCAGGCGCATCTTTTCCCGAAAGTCGGGAGTCGTCCTCGAAAGCTCGAGCGCGAACGCGCGTTTTCCTCGCCATGGCCAATCGGCAGATCGCGGAGTTTGCCTCCGCGCCTACCTGTTTTTTGCCAGCATAATCATTCTGGAGCACGCCGCGCGAATGGAATCGTCGGATCGCGCATTCGACGTTCGTTCAATGGCCGGAATTCGCGTGTTGTTATCGCCGCTTGGGAAGCGTCAAACATGTCCCTTGGCGCAGAATATATCGTGGGACGATATATTATTGCACGCGCGGTTGGCTCGACGCCACGAGGGGCGTCATGATTGTTCAGGCGCGGCTCGTCCGGTGCAACGTGCTCGTGCGGCGGTCCTAGGCGATGTCGAACTCGTCCTGCATCCTGGTCACGATGTCGCGAAGCTCTTTTTCCTTCGCCTCATCCAGTGCGGTCTCGCGCGTGCCGCCGAGATCCCAGCTCGGAGTATAGCCCTTGAGCCGGATCAGCTTCAGGCCCGTGACACCCGACCTTCTTTCCAGTTCGGCAGTGATCTCGTGCTGCATCTGGAGTGTCTTCATCGCGCATCTCCGGGAACGCTATCCCGCTCAACAGGACAGCCAGCATCATGTTCCTCGCGAGCCCGCGCCGGATGCGTGTCCCGCCGTCCTGGAACGTCCGCCTTGCGGTCCACGTTGCTTCCGGTCGAACCAGGAAAGGACCTCACATGAAGAAACTGGCAACGATCGGATTGGCTGCGGCCATGATGCTGTCGACATCGCTCGCCTTCGCGCAGGGTGGCGGCGGCGCCGGATCGGCCGGCGGCGCGAGTGCAGGCGCGGGGACCGGAAGCTCCGGCACAGGAACCGGCACCGGCGGCACCACCGGGATGGGAACCGGCTCGGGAATGAGCAATCCGCCCGGAAGCACGATTGGCAACATGAACAACCCAGGCACCTCGACGCCGAACTACTCGACCGACCCGAACAACAATTCGGCGACCGGGACCTCGAACCTGCCCGGCAACAACAGCGGAACGCGGACCAATCCGCGATGATCGCGAAAGCCCCGCCTCAGTGCGGGGCTTTTCGTTACGCCCCGGATCGCGAAGACCAACAATGGACGTAGCGACAAAACGCCAAAGGTGATCCATATTGCGCTAAGATTGATGTTTATCGAGCACGTAATGAAGCTCCTGCTATTGGCAAGAAAGGAGTATTGGCATGACGTTGCGCAATCTCTCTTATAGCCTCCTAATCTCTTTATTTGCATTTGGCGTAGAGATCGCTGTCTCGCTGGCCGCAGATGCACCGAAGGACAACAAGGGATACACAACGAGCAAAACGACAGTGGTCGAACTGGGCCCCGAATTTCCAGGCATGGAAGGTCGGCAACTGAGGCTCCGTCTGCTCACGATCGAGCCGGGAGGCCACATCGGCCTGCACGATCACAAGGAACGGCCTGCCGTTGTATATTTCTTGCAGGGAAACGACACCGTCATTCGGGACGACGGCACCTCTCAGACCTTCAAGGCTGGGGATGTGACGGGCGAGCCTGGAACGACAATTCACTGGCACCGCAATGATGGCAAGGATGCCGTCATCTTCGTCACGGCCGATATCTTCAAGCCAAAGAACTGAGGCGATCGGCAGAACCGGCGATTGTATCGGACCGCTCTTGGCCAGTAACTATGCCTTGCGCGGGGCTTTTCGCGCGGCCTTGTTCGCAGGCTTTGCCGCGGAGGCTGCCGTGCCGACCGGCTGCACCCGCAGGCCATCCACGAATACGTCCAACAGCCTGAGCGCGGTGGTCTGCCAGCCGGGCTGGTCGTGCATGTAGCACATGCCGATCAGCGCGCGCAGCACGTCCTCGGCGCTGATGTCGCCGCGGATCGCGCCGGCCGCGACCGCGCGCGCGAGCAGGGTGCCGATCGCCCTGGTCAGGCGGTCGAACGAATAGGCGTGCAATTCGGTCGAGCCGTGCGCGACCAGCGCCAGTGCCGCGACCATGCCCTTCTTGGTGGCGACGAATTCCACATTGGCGCGCAGCCAGCGCCGCAGCGCCTCGACCGGCTCGGGCGCGCATTGCAGTTGCTCGGCCAGATCGCCGAGCTGCTCGACCTCGCGGCGATAGACCGCCTCATAAAGCGCCTCGCGGGTCGGGAAGTGGCGATAGAGCGTGCCGATGCCGACGCCGGCATGGCGCGCCACCGCCTCGAGGCTCGCCTCGCTGCCGCCGGCCGAGAACACGGCCTTGGCCGCTTCCAGCACGCGCTCGCGGTTGCGCACGGCGTCGGCGCGGGGCTTGCGCGCAATTTCTGGTGATCGAGCGGCCATTAGTTTTTTCATTGGCTTTTTCTTTTCACCCTCCCTTGTAAACGGAGGATGCCTCCGTATATGGCGACCAGCACCGGACCTGACAAGGCGCGCCGATCCTGCATCGGCGGCCACGGGTTTCCGTTGCCTCGATTCAACCCGACCATACACGGATCGGAGCCCTGCATGAATCTCCCTCTCAGCCTCACCATCAACGGTGTCCGCCGGGAAATTGTCCTCGACGACCCCCGCGTTACCCTGCTCGACCTGTTGCGCGAGCGCCTCGACCTCACCGGCACCAAGAAGGGATGCGACCGCGGCCAGTGCGGCGCGTGCACCGTCCTGGTCGACGGCCGCCGCATCAATTCCTGCCTCGCGCTCGCCGTCAGCCATGACGGCGCCGAGATCACAACCATCGAAGGCGTCGCGCGCGGCGACCAGCTGCATCCGGTGCAGGCCGCCTTCATCGCCCATGACGGCTTCCAGTGCGGCTTCTGCACGCCGGGCCAGATCATGAGCGGCATCGGCCTGATCCAGGAAGGCCAGGCCGGCGACGATCCGGAGCGCGTGCGCGAATGCATGAGCGGCAATCTGTGCCGCTGCGGGGCCTATCAAGGAATCACCGAGGCCGTGCTCGAGGCGCAGGCCGGCATCAACGCGACCAAACAGAGGCGCTCCGCATGATGAACTTCGATTATGTCAGGCCGGCCAGCGTCGCGGACGCGATCGCGGCGGCATCCGAAAAGGGCGCGAGCTATCTCGCCTCCGGCACCAATCTGCTCGACCTGATGAAGGGCGGCGTCAGCCGGCCGAGCCTTCTCGTCGACGTCACGCGTCTGCCGGGGCTCGACCGCATCGAGCATCTGGCCGACGGCGGCCTGCGGATCGGCGCGCTGGTGCGCAATGCGGATCTCGCGCATGACGCGGAGTTTGCGCGCAACTATCCGGCGGTTGCCGAGGCGTTGCTGTCGGGCGCGTCCGCCCAGCTGCGCAATGCCGCGACCGTCGGCGGCAATCTGATGCAGCGGACACGCTGCGCCTATTTCTACGACGCCGGCAGCGCCTGCAACCGGCGCTGGCCGGGCGCCGGCTGCGACGCCCTGAAGGGCGAGAACCGCCTGCACGCGGTGCTCGGCTGGAGCGAGGGCTGCATCGCGACCCATCCGTCGGATTTCTGCGTGCCGCTGGTCGCGTTCGACGCCGTCGTCGAGATCGAGGGCAAGACCGGCCGGCGCGAGCTGCCGCTCGAGGCGCTGCACCGTCTGCCGGGCGAGACGCCGGAGCGCGAGACCGCGCTGGAGCGCGGCGACCTGATCGTCGCGCTGCGGCTGCCGGCCGAAGCGCAAGGCTTCTCCGGGCATGCGCGCTACATCAAGGTGCGCGAGCGCACCTCCTATGCGTTTGCCGTGGTCTCGGCTGCGGCCGGCTTGCGCATCGAGGATGGAAAAATCCGCGAGGCGCGGCTTGCGCTCGGCGGCGTCGCGGCAAAGCCGTGGCGGGCGCGCGAGGCCGAGCAGGTGCTCGCGGGCGCCGCGCCGGATGCGGCTAGCTATCGCGAGGCGGCGCGCGCCGCGCTCGCGGGCGCAAAACCGTCCGGCGACAACGCCTTCAAGATCGAGCTCGCGCAGCGCATCGTCGCGCGCGCGCTCACCCTTGCTGCCGCAGGCACGCCGGATCGCATTCCCGCGCTGCCGGGCTCTCCCTTCTCATCCGTTGCAGGAGCGTAACGCATGACGGCTGAACTCAATCTGACCCGCGACCCCGCCCATGTCAGGCACGGCTCGAATATCGGCCAGCCGCTGACCCGC from Bradyrhizobium elkanii USDA 76 harbors:
- a CDS encoding D-amino acid dehydrogenase, with product MKVLVLGSGVIGVTTAYYLARAGHEVTVIDRQPKPALETSFANAGEVSPGYSSPWAGPGVPVKAVKWLLMKHGPLVIRPKLDPVMWLWLLKMLRNCTTARYAVNKSRMIPIAEYSRDCLQALRSEIGIRYDERARGTLQLFREQAQLDHTGDDIAVLKQYGVPFEVLGREGCIAAEPALAGVKEKFAGGLRLPHDETGDCHMFTQALALEAEKLGVRFNFNVGIDALNADTTRITGVATSAGMMTADAYVLALGSYSPILLRPLGISLPVYPVKGYSITVPIKDASGAPESTVMDESYKVAITRLGDRIRVGGTAEISGYSTKLYAARRATLDHSLTDLFPRGGDLPRATFWCGLRPMTPDGPPVIGATRFANLHLNTGHGTLGWTMACGSGRVLADMLSGKKPEIDTKELSIKRYDHRFG
- a CDS encoding FAD binding domain-containing protein; translated protein: MMNFDYVRPASVADAIAAASEKGASYLASGTNLLDLMKGGVSRPSLLVDVTRLPGLDRIEHLADGGLRIGALVRNADLAHDAEFARNYPAVAEALLSGASAQLRNAATVGGNLMQRTRCAYFYDAGSACNRRWPGAGCDALKGENRLHAVLGWSEGCIATHPSDFCVPLVAFDAVVEIEGKTGRRELPLEALHRLPGETPERETALERGDLIVALRLPAEAQGFSGHARYIKVRERTSYAFAVVSAAAGLRIEDGKIREARLALGGVAAKPWRAREAEQVLAGAAPDAASYREAARAALAGAKPSGDNAFKIELAQRIVARALTLAAAGTPDRIPALPGSPFSSVAGA
- a CDS encoding multidrug efflux RND transporter permease subunit, which encodes MNESISSPFIRYPIGTSLLMAGLLFVGMVAYPLLPVAPLPQVDFPTIQISASLPGASPETMASSVAQPLERQFAQIPGIAQMTSTSSLGSTAVTIQFDLNRSIDGAANDVQAAINAAGGQLPKNLPTPPIYRKVNPADSPILILSATSDTLPLIKVSDAVDAQLGQQISQISGVAQVFIGGQQKPAIRVQVDPAKLVAKGLSLEDIRSQIAITTVDGPKGNIDGATRAYTIYANDQLVEAKDWNDVIIAYRNGGPLRIRDIGRAVAAPEDMKQAAWADGQRGVFLVIFKQPGANVIGTVDRIKEQLPRLMAAIPPAIKIKIISDRSLTIRAAVEDVQITLLITIVLVVIVIFLFLRSFWATVIPAVTVPLALLGACALMWVFGYTLDNLSLMALTIAVGFVVDDAIVMLENITRYVEQGARPLAAAFQGAGEIGFTILSISISLVAVLIPLLLMGGVIGRLFREFAVTLAMAIFVSLVVSLTLTPMMASRFLRAHGETRHGRLYQWSEAAFDRMLHGYQRGLDLALRWSRTTLCIFFATLALSVYLFVIIPKGFFPQQDNGFLMAVSQMAQDISFADMKRHQEELSSIVRADPAVESMAEFIGGGGTALNSGRMYITLKPREERDASAQQIIERLRPKLEAVEGARLYMQASQDVRLGGRATRTQFEYTLQDAKLDELNEWAPKILARMKTLPELRDVATDQQTEGTTLTLTIDRDTASRFGIQPQLIDDTLYDAFGQRQVTQYFTQLNSYHVILEILPELQGKLDTLNKLYIKSPTTGDEVPLSVFCKWTTIPVRPLAIAHQGQFPATTISFNLAQGVALGQATDAIQSAVADLGAPATLSSSFQGTAQAFQQSLSSVPLLILAALVVVYLILGILYESYIHPLTILSTLPSAGVGALAILMAFGFDFSLIALIGIILLIGIVKKNGIMMVDFAIAAEREEHLSPRESIRKAALLRFRPIMMTTMAALLGGVPLMLGTGTGSEIRQPLGYAMVGGLIVSQALTLFTTPVVYLYLDRFSNALSNWTATKRDDDVESPVKNAAE
- a CDS encoding (2Fe-2S)-binding protein; protein product: MNLPLSLTINGVRREIVLDDPRVTLLDLLRERLDLTGTKKGCDRGQCGACTVLVDGRRINSCLALAVSHDGAEITTIEGVARGDQLHPVQAAFIAHDGFQCGFCTPGQIMSGIGLIQEGQAGDDPERVRECMSGNLCRCGAYQGITEAVLEAQAGINATKQRRSA
- a CDS encoding cupin domain-containing protein, with product MTLRNLSYSLLISLFAFGVEIAVSLAADAPKDNKGYTTSKTTVVELGPEFPGMEGRQLRLRLLTIEPGGHIGLHDHKERPAVVYFLQGNDTVIRDDGTSQTFKAGDVTGEPGTTIHWHRNDGKDAVIFVTADIFKPKN
- a CDS encoding TetR/AcrR family transcriptional regulator; this encodes MAARSPEIARKPRADAVRNRERVLEAAKAVFSAGGSEASLEAVARHAGVGIGTLYRHFPTREALYEAVYRREVEQLGDLAEQLQCAPEPVEALRRWLRANVEFVATKKGMVAALALVAHGSTELHAYSFDRLTRAIGTLLARAVAAGAIRGDISAEDVLRALIGMCYMHDQPGWQTTALRLLDVFVDGLRVQPVGTAASAAKPANKAARKAPRKA
- a CDS encoding aspartate aminotransferase family protein, which encodes MTVHQIPNTIKTDSFWMPFTANRQFKKAPRLFSSAKGMYYTSVDGRQVIDGSAGLWCVNAGHGRPQIAAAVERQLSTLDFAPSFNMGHPLAFDFAERLAEIAPKGLDRVFFTNSGSESVDTALKIALAYHRAAGQASRTRLIGRERGYHGVGFGGMSVGGMVANRRQFATHLPGVDHIRHTHDLARNAFAKDQPDHGAELADDVERMVALHGADTIAAVIVEPVPGSTAVLPAPKGYLQRLRELCTKHGILLIFDEVITGFGRLGTPFAANFYGVTPDMMTTAKGITNGTVPCGAVFTSRQIHDGLMVGPDNAMELFHGYTYSAHPVACAAGLATLDIYKDEALLTRGASLADYWRDALHSLKGLPNVVDIRNQGLMGAVEVAPRDGVVGARGYDIMVDCFNRGLYFRMSGDSLALSPPLIVEKSHIDDIVSILGDSIKRVA